The DNA window tacggtccctcccatggcggggagaacttgtggtggtccttgttgctctggacaaggTGGTGGactaggtctccgacgttgaaggcccgtcCCCGTACTCGACGGTTGTGGTACCATCACAACGTctactggtatttggccgagcggaggagggcaacgtcgcatgcttcatccagctggtccatggtgtcctcGAGGGACACCTTGGCTCCCAGTTTGTTGTACGCCCTGATCCTTGGCACTCCATAGCCAAGGTCGGTCAGGAggacggcctcggaaccatagaccatgaagaagggtgtgtagccgtgGCTTGactgggggttgtccttaggctctagagtaccacGAGAAGTTCAGCGACCCATcatgcgccgaacttgttcaaccggttgaagattctgggctcgacctgcccgttcgttcgggggtgcaCGACGGCAGCCCAATCGtcccggatgtggtattcatcgtagaatcgaaggaacttctttccaatgaactacgtgccgttgtccatgatgatagaggttaggactccaaagcgatgtacgatgtcgaggaagaacagcacggctttctcggacttgatcgtggagatcggccgagcttctatccactttgtaaacttgtctattgtgacaagcaagtgggtgtaacctccgggtgccctcttgagaggtccgaccagattgagcccccagaccgtaaatggccacgtgatggggatcgtctagaggGCTTGGGCccggaggtgagtttgccgagcgtagtactgacacccttcgtaggtgcacatgatctgctcggcgtcggctacggcagtcggccagtagaagccttgtcgaaaCATGTTTCCGACCAGGattctaggtgcggcatggtgaccgcagactccaccgtggatatcgctcaccaaatgcttcccctattcgatggggatgtagtgctgcaggatcccggtgtggcttcgcttaTAGAGTTCACCCTCCACAAGAGCAAATGACTTGGCACGACGTGCGAGCTgtcgagcctccatcttgtccattGGCAGAGTCTCGTAGAGGAGGTCATCGAGGTAAAGCATCCTCCAGTCGACTAGAGGGTCGGACTCTGTCGctgggtcctcttcgagctccatgactttagggtcggGCGGAGccaatggctggtcagccccCGAGCCCTGGGTGGGGGACCTATCaccggcttgttccgacccctcgTAGCGAATCGAGGGCTTGTGCTGGTCGCTGGTGAAGATGCCCGTTGGCACTGGCTCTCGACCATATGCCGCTTTAGCCAGCGCATCGGCTGCCTTGTTGAGATGCCTCAGAATGTGGTTGAGCTCAAGgtcatcgaacttgtcttccagctggcggacttctcgatagtatgcagccatcttggcaatgtggtagcttgactccttcatgacttggttgacgaccagctgggagtcgccccggacatcgaggcatcggatgcccaactcgatggcaatgtgtAGGCctttgatgagcgcctcatattcggccacattgttggaggaagggaaatggaggcggaccatgtacctcatgtgtactccaaggggcgacacgaagaccagccccgcgcgtacgcctttcttcatcagcgatccatcgaagtacattgtctagtactttTGGTCGAcaaccgctggtggcatttggacttcGGTCCACTCTACAACGAAATTAGCCAACACCTAGGAGTTGATGGCCATCCAGGAGGCATAcacaatgccctgacccatcagttcgagtgcccacttcgtgattcttcccgtggcatcctggttttggacgacctcgccgagggggaaggacgtcatgactGTCCTcaaatgtgactcgaagtagtgacatagcttcCTCTTAGCAATGAGgacggcatataggagcttctagatttgggggtagcaggtcttggagttggataggacctcgctaatgaagtacatggggcaCTGTACTTttagggcgtgtccctcttcttctcactccactactagggcggcgctgaccccttgcgtggtggccgcaatgtagagcggAAGGGGTTCTCCATCGGTAGGAGGAACCATGATTGGTTCCTTCgttagaagctgcttgaccatgtcaagtgcctcctgggcctcagacgtccatttgaagtggtcggccttcttcagaagtcgttaaagggggagacctcgttcgccaaggcgcgagatgaagcagctgagcgcggcgaggcaccctgtaactcgatgtacccccttcatgttctgaatcggacccatccttgtgatggctgagatctttctgggttggcttcgatgccactctTGGAGATGATGAAATCGAGCAGCATACCACTTGGGACCCTGAAAACGCACTTctcgagattgagtttgatgccatttgctcggagttttgcgaaggtctgctcaAAATCGGGTAgaggtggtcagcccgtttggacttgaccacaatgttgtctacgtaggcctcaatggtctgcccaatgaggtccccgaaacacttgagcatacaatgctggtatgtagccctagcATTCTTCAGAATGAACAGCATTGTGACAttgcagaacgatccaaagggggtgatgaaagatgtcgcgagctggtcagactctttcatcatgatttgatggtacccggagtacgcatcaaggaagcagagggtttcacaccctgagatagagtcaactatttggtctatgcacggcaaaggaaatggatcctttgggcatgccttgttgagacccatgtagtcaacacacaccctccatttcccactcttctttcgtacaagaacgggattggctaaccactatggctggtacacttccttgatgaatcaggctaccaaaagctttgcgatcttCTCGCTGATGGTCCTGCGTTTCCCCTCATTGAAGAGACGCAGCGCTGTtacactggcttggagcctgggcggATCTTCAAGGCTTGCTCAGCGACTTCCCCCGGAAAGCCtgacatatccgagggtttccacgcaaagatgtctctattggcacggaggaagccgacgagcgcgctttcctatttggaggaaagcgtggtgccaatgcgcaccaccttgCCCTCGGAGCTGCCAGGGTGTACAAGGACCTCCTTAGAGCCCTCCACTGGCTCGAAAGACCCGGTCGACCTcttggggtcaggtgcttcttcagcaacctccttcttgagggccAGGAGTTCTCTGGAGGCGACGATCGCTGCGGCGTGATCgcagcacttgacctcgcactcgtaggcgcgctggaaggaggtgccaacggtCATGACCCCGGCggggcccagcatcttcagcttgaggtaggtgtagttggggatggccataaactttgcgtagcatggtcatccccggatggcgtggtaggttccgtggaacccaaccacttcaaaggtgagggtctccatcctatagttggatgcACCCCCAAAGGTGACAGgaagatcgatctacccaagtggcacggcctactttccaggcacgatgccatggaaaggcgctccgaTTGGCCGGATGCGCGCTCGGTCGACACCCGTAGCGTCAAGCatctcagcgtacatgatgttgaggctgttgcctccatccatcagtatctTAGTGAGCCGCTTtatgccgacgatcgggtcgaccacgagcgggtatCGCCCCGGTTGCGGGATGCtctccaggtggtcggtccgATTGAAGGTTATAGtggactctgaccaccggaggaaggtaggcgtggccagttcggtcgtatagacctcacggcgtgcgaccttctggcgtcgcttggagtcgtaggccgccgaccccccaaagatcatgaggcagccatctgacATTGggaagccaccatccttccccttggcatcattCGTGGTTGGGTCGGGGTCATTCttgtgctcccctttgttagagcctccggacaagaacctcGTGGTGGGTTCATTTCCCCAGAGTACTTCAGGATGTTGGTCAGTGGCTGGTACCTTGacgggaaggcagcgttgaggatgtgttgacCAAAGGCCTGAGACCTTGGTAGGCCGGGGCtcgagcttcggtcctcgccactgttgtagcgtccgccatgatgagggtgatagccacggctagctccctctctcgggtCGTCGTAGCTACGCCTGCAGACGTGGAGGGTGTCGCGTGCGTCACAGTTGCGCCCGAGACACTGATGCAATGGGACCGTAGTGTGCTGCCTACCGCCTTGCGGCGCCTGGTGGACCGATGCGTCCCTACCGGGTGCTCCGAGGGCGtacgctggctggcgtcgagctcatgtcgccgagacaatgagctctcggcCTACTGTGCCACCGCActctcgagcagcgtgcgaatctcgcggTGGGTCCAACGATCCTTGGGTGTCGCGGCCTCCGAaagaccatggagcaaggccaccgtggcagcgatgttctggctcacccggGTGAACCGAGGGAGGGCTTCATTGTccgcgatgatcctccggttcacgtcgcgggctatggcgcgcgcgcgccaccgtctccatggcgctcgatctctcgatcgagctccgcGTGTtcttgctcgagctggagtcacgcttcctcgagctcttggtgttgggctttcagctgctccacccgcatgCGAGGTGGGCCCGCTGTCTCTTcctcggcctcgtcgtcgaggttgttcgtcggggtagcctcctcttcgtggatgctttccaagtgtccctcgggggtacctaccataaaacattaACGAGAGGGATGGTGattccccctgctggagtcaaagATTCCGTGATATATTCGGTAACCCCCACGAACCCGTCGTTCGGTAGGGATGAAGGTGTctattgtgccacaaggtggccatcgATCTCTACGGCATTGCAGAGACCAGACGGGAGCGCTATCGGggcgctctggatgaggtattccggaGAGAATGGTTCCCCTCCGGCGAGCTGCGCCATggcgttggcgaacgagaaggtgaggtggcataggtcctcctaggatggccggggtcccaggaagacgtcgagctggcgctcaagcctcttgtagtcaaagtcgaggagctggttGCTTCCGGGGGTGTGGGCCCCCAGTGCATGAAGCCATAGCTCCTCAAACGCCTCGGCGATTGCGTCAAGGCCGATGAAGGGAAGAGGTTGGACGACGACAGGCGTCCACGCCAGCTCTCCCTCtgccgtgacgatgaagtccaggtccccaaagcgcacatgtgcacccgggacccagctgatgccgtgactagccatccgtggcctgatgttaatgtcggaacgtgcaaagcccctacctggtgcaccaactgtcggtgtttcgagtaaacaccaacgagtaaatttgtattattgcgtgtctggcccagatggtgtgctaagaagacacaaggtttatactggttcgggcagaatgtccctatgtctagttcgtgGCTGATGCTCgagttactagcactaaaaagtttgtagtaggggttacaaacgggcgagagagggataggtcccaagtctctggtggaaagattgattgggtgctgagagctcagtCGTTGTTCAGCTACGTGTTCGAGGTTCAATGCTAATGGTTCTGGTGCGATGCCGTGTGATGTGTGATGAACTgatgccccttagtggggtgccctgctttcccttttataggccaacgCAAAGCACATGTTACAAAATGGGAGAAGATAAGAGAACAAGAGGCGGAGGAAGTTCTTCAGGGTCGCCAGCCTTTCTTTTCCTAAGTGCGGGCCCCACTGACATGGCAGGTGGGGATAGGGATAGTCCCACGCCGGGCGCCTATCTGCTGACACTGCCATGCCCTGGCACTTGTCAGCGGGTCGTAACGTCTCGCTCCGCCCTGACGGGCAGGTGTGGCGAGCCAGCGTGTTGATCAGCGGTTGTACAGCGAgtgggcagcatagtgaccacgcgtctGTCACTGTGGGTGATGTCATTCCTGGGAATGACATGTCGTGGGGATGGTTCATGCTGAGACGTGACCGCTCACTgcacgatgctagaagtttgaccttgggtagtactttctggcccatagtggATGGCGGCGGCGTGAGCTTCTGTTAGGAACCATGTCCGAGGGATCGAGtgaagcggagccagccctcagacatcgggcgaggcaaaaCCAGTccctagatgtcgggcgaggcggagccaatcctcgggggtcggacgaggctgaGCCAATCCTCGGGAGTCAGCCGAGGCGTACCCAACCCATAGgagtcgggtgaggcagagtcagcccccagatgtcgggcaaggcagagccaaccctcggtgGTTGGACGAGGCTaggccaaccctcgggggtcagccAAGGCGTACCCAACCCTCGAGGGTCCGACGAGGCGGAGTCCATGGCCTTGGTGGTTGGACAAGGCGGAGCCCACCAAGAGGTGTAGTCGCACTCTTGACCGCTCTGATGAATTAGCGTTGACGGGTATTAGCTCCTCccctttgggtaccctagtattggtccccgacagcagGGTTGTTCATCTTATGTCCTTACACGAATTCAATCCAACAAATCGACCCCAAAACCTTAGGAATTCAACATCAACCAATACGGTGAAGAGGGGGAGAAACAGAAGTGAAAAAACAAAACTCAAATCATCTTAGAATCAAGACTCAGATGTAAGAGAATATGATTGCTTTATTTCCATGATCTACCAGGTCTGATCCTTTACAGAGAAAAGATTAAACACACCAGAGTAATCAGCCTCTAGACTGCGGATCTGAACAACTAAATCAAGATGAAAGTTTAAACTACTTCAGCTAGGACTTAGGCTAGGAATGACTGCAAATGTAAAACTGAAGAGATAGCTATTTGGGAGCAGCCTCTATATTATTTATAGAGCTATTACACATTTCCAACACGCCCTTAGATATTTTGGCTAAACCACATAACCCAAGTGCAAAATGATCCAACTCCAGATCTGTCCTTCCGATGGCCACTGGCCCTTCACGACTTTTCTTCGCCTCGGCGCAAGCTTCATGATAACGCCACGTGCCTCCTCACGTTCTAGACAGATCTCCAACtcaggttttgaggcccaaacccaaaaattgtccgctagtggttttgaggcccaaaccgccAAACAACCTGGAGAAGCGTATCTGCTACACCTCCATGATCTCGACACGTGTCACCGTAGTCTTTGACCGCCCGCTCACCAAGTCCTTCAGCACCTCTGCTTGACTTCATCAACCGTtgtcttgacttggtcaacacggTCTACTCCTCTGCAAGTCCTCTTCCGTGTTGATATGTCCCTAAGTGTTAGCCACCACGATCAGCCTCACGTccatccttcaccgctcccaATCACTCCAATGACATGGCCCATCTCTATTTGACCTTCACCATGCTCGTCGACCGTCTCTATGCTCCACAACTTCGTGTCATGTATATCGCAATCGCCACTAATCACTGCACAGTGATGTATTCGTTTGTGAACAAATATGAAGCCATAGCAAGCCCAGATAGGCAACCGCCACTACTACATATTTCTTTTTCCAGGCAGGCCAAAttgattaatggaggcgggcatccCAACCGCCTCCAAACAAAGGACCCCGTTAATGGAGACCTATGGAGGCGGTTGCTTTGCCCGTCTCAGTTAATTGATTAATGGAGGCGGACGCCTTAGAATGTCCACCTCAGTTAAtccataaaaaacaaaaaaaatccgcAGGCCCATTGGCGAGCCTATTCCTGAGCCTGCCAGCGAGCCCATTCCTAGCCCGCTGCTCGTCTCCACGCcggcctcctcctcgcctccacgcTGGATCCGCCAGCTGCTCACCTCCATGCTCGACTCCTCCTCGCCTCCATGGcagcctcctcctcgcctccactCCAGATCACCCGCTGTTGGCCTCCACGTCGTCCTCCCCATTGCATCCACACCGGATCTGCCCGTTGCTCGCCTGCACGCCGGCCTCCTCCTTGCCCCCACATTGGATCCGGTCGTGGCAGGAGAAGGGGGCCGCATGCTCACCAGATCATGCCGCTGCTCACCtatgggggagagggagaggagagggaggggtgCCACCGCCTATGGGGGAGAGGGAGCGGGAGAAGCATCGCCGCTTGTGTGGGAGATGAAGAGGAGAGCGAAAGGGGAGGGTCACCACCGCCTGTGGGGGAGAGGAAAGGAGAGGGAAGAAGTGGGGCACGTGGAGAGGACATCGAGATGCAGAGGGGCGGCGGGCCGCCGGGCTCGAGGAGTGGTGGGGTACGGAGAGGGGCGGCAGGATGCGGAGGGAAGGGGTGCGGCTGGGAGTGGGAGGGGCACGAGTCGGAGTGGAGCCAGGTTAACCTAAGTCCGATTTATGTATAAGACCGATAGGAGGATAGATATGGGATCTTACTTGGGCTCCGAGCTAGGGAAGTATTTTCGGTGGTAGGCCTTATAGTGTGTCCGCCTCCGTAAAGGGATTTATGGAGTGGGCACCTTAAGACGACCACCTTCGAAAATCGACCATTTTAGGAGGCTGTTGGCTTAAGACGTCCGCCTCTGTAAATTCATTTTCGAAGGCGGGCATTTGCTGACCGCCTCCGTAATTAAAACAACCGCCTCCGTAAATTTATTTTGTCATGCAGTCATTTCTTGGTGCCTCCGTAAATAAAAACGACCGCCTCTGTTAATCACCGGGCATTTTACAAGGTGATTGGATTTTGTgactgcctcggttaataaaaggGCACTATCTTGCAAAATCATTTGCATAGTAGTGCGCAACTATGTTGAACATCGTGCAATGATTACTTTTGTACAAATTTCCTTCTTAATCTCCAACTCCGTTCAAACATGTTTGATGGTTGTTGCGTTCGGTAACACCCAACAACTTTAGTGGCAGCGACCAATCCATCAAAATACAGGTATATATGTCCACCTATCAACATTTCTCCCTCTGCCTTTATGTTTTGATTCGTTGAGTGAAGCATGCCCAGTATGACGAGCTGCCTAACACGAGAGATATGTAAATTATTCATCTAGTCCAAGCGGagaattttatatatttgtacagGTAGTGTCAGTGCGCATCACGAAAACTCCAGAAAGGAACATTCTGTTGGAAAAATATAAGATCCAATTAAACTAGATAATCTAAGCTCTACATGTCGCACGGGCAGACCCAAGTCATTGTGGGTTTGCTCGTCTTTCTTCGACGCAAAATGTAAAGGCAGAAGACACACATTGTTGATAGTTGCCCAACAAGTCTTTTGCATCGTGTATGGATCATTATTGTTCCGTGAAGTCCGTCAACCATTGCCGTGCATGGTCTTAGAAACTTCGGCCTCAAGCCTAACAGCAGATGAAATCATCAATCATGTCATTGGGCAATACAAAAGCTTCACCTTTAGCATCTATAAAAATTCCAAGTAAGCTGTGGAGTCCAATACTACTACAGATTCGACATTAACTACCGGCACCATCAGTGCCGTTTTTTGGTGAACTGACAGTGCTAACCCTTCACTATCCGTTCTAAGCTTCAAAGTGATAAAATGATTGGGGATCAACTAAAATCGGCAATGAAAGTACatgtcactgccggtttgtggttaGAACCAACGGTAAATGGACGGTGAAATATCACTGTCTGTTCTAGCCACAAACCGACAATGATACGgtgctatcactatcggtttttggcTTAAGCCTACAGTGATATACCGAGCTTAAAAAAAGCTGTCgtcctctcctccctcctctctcaGATCCCGAGTACACTTATCCTGGAGCCCCAGTCGATGGCTAGCATTTAGACAAGACCTGTCAGCTAGTCACTGTCGGTGCTCACCGAAAGGCAACGAAAGACAAATTAGTCCGGCAGAGTAGTGCTAGGCTGACGCCACACAGTTGACCGAGCACCCAATAAGACGCGTGCGTGGGAGCTATTTGTGCTCGGTGCAAGGACATACTACATGAGAATCAGCTCATCAACGGGTGGCAAGATGCCGACGACAGGCAGCCGCCACAGCATTACGCCCATGCTGTTgccgttgctgctgctgcttctcttCAATGGATGCCCTGTTCCTTGCAAGGGCGAACTGAGGGACAGTGCACCTCCGGCGCCGGCCCCGGCAGCGGCGCCGCCCCCCAGTTTATGTTTTGAAACCACAGGTAATACGTCGCTTTTACCGTTGTGTACGTTAGTGCTCCGACAATTTACAAGACACTTGCTAATTTTGTCATGCCATTGTTTTGCCTCGCCTCTTAGGTTTTAACATGAGTCGTATGCGTGATACGGGCCACGTCCACGGGCGTATTACCCCATGTGAGTACCTATATGCACTTTATATGCATCTTTATCATCGTAATTTTGCATACAGTTCGATGATTACACAATTGGACCAGTTTGTGGGATTATTAGAAAAATCAACTATTTGTGCAAATTAAAACTGGTACCATCCATCTTCGCACATCTTTTAATTTCTCCAGATTTAATTTGTTTCTttgtagtactccctccatcctgaaaTACAATTCAATATGACTTCTAGAATGTGTACTAGAATATCAGCACTACATAAATGATTTTAGAGGCGTCACTTCCTTTTTGGTAGAGACAATTCTATAAAAAAAACATCTCTAAAAATGGTTTCCGAGATGATCCACCTCTAGAAATCAAATTTTTGAGATGGGTGGTGTTTTCAATTGCCTCTCCGAAAATGCCTCTGTTTATACATGTGGTTGGAATTATAGTCCGCCTGTAAAAATAGGTGCAacaccaaaaaaaaaacatcactTTTAAAGTTAGTttgaatgaagacaaactttTAAGGCTcaaagagatctacaactttatagttgaaaattACTTTTTCATATGAATTCTTTTAAGGTCTCAAAATTttgtattttgaaatttaaattttttgaaaTTTTGAAACAATCACAAATGGAGAATCACCCTAAAAAAGTTGTATTGCTTAACTAGATCTTAAACTTTGTACTTCAAAGTATTTTATTATGAAGTCGCTTATGAGGGGAAACAGTTATTAAAAGTTtcataaaatttaatataaaatGATAGCTTCCTATATTTGGTTACTGTTGAATGTCTCTTCCGGTGGTAAAGGTAGACTCGCACGAGGCTTAAGGTCTTTCAGTTCCATCCCTACAGACCGCATCCACGAGAAAACACATGATTTCTGATGCGCTCCAGTGAGGGTTCCTCGTGGGCTTCTTCTGGATTAAAGaatacactactagagaacagactttagaacgatgtcccaatttagtattagcctcggcattttttgcccccgggactaaaggaccctttagtctcggttggtaataccaaccgggactaaaggtccctgcccaacggtcgtccgcggggcagggatctttagtcccggctggtaataccagccgggactaaagcttttagtcccggtttgggttatgccccgggaataaagattaatatttagtcccggtttggacccctaaccgggactaattatcccggcctataattctgctcaattcttcctccccgagcccgagccattccattattcaaactcactgcctctgttcttcagcttgctgttgttcttgcactctcccccaccattggtgttgctcttcgattttggaggtaacaaacttaatcctcttatgttttatcagtagcttatctcattttgcgatgtagatgcatgtgtaactttatatgttggactttattatgattttatatgtcatttttagctcaaaatcacatgatgatttgcatatatgtttggataaacaaaagttaaattagttcatcaaaatcacgcctcgctcgtcctcgctggagcacgcgccattctcgtccccggtggcttacgtgatcttagaattaatttttccatgaaatgaaaaacttagaaaattgttagaaaattgtagaaaatccgtactagttgaacttgcggaccgtgttcatgtcggcgagcatgttctctgccgagcggtaacggacgtcaaggaggagctttgattctacgagggagagcggcaacggtcgtggaagaccgtgttccctttctcgtagaatcagagctcttccttggccaagtatggtgctgtccggtggagaaatgctcgtcgagatgatcacgtaagcaaggtcaactagtacggatggttatttattgaaacatgtttttgagctataatttgatggatatttgaaaatatgaaatttacactagtttgcaaaaataagtatagaaagtagatgacaactgttactggatcctcggcctctcgttcggttgcgaaacgactgaggccagaactccctctcattatctgcggcaagtgtaagcagaagattgtgatggagtaccgagtcaagagacagggacccaacaagggtcgtgttttctacaagtgcccggatcgcgatatgagtttcttacgcattttataattatggctaattgacctgcttttcttgaatatttttgactaaatattttttggctttaatttcagtgggagggcaatggatgcgatggttggtactgggaggaagattatgctacatacgtgcagaatttgggtgcgcttgaggtagcggatgctgctgatgaggcagtgagccagcaggagaagcttattgatattcaacagaagaatgatttgtctgttttagttgcgtatgatcacaaaataattatgttactgaagtgcattgtagttttagtttgtttagtgatagttgggattgcttacgttgtagccaggcttagttaattaatcaaccgtgtgtgtgtcatttatgttgtgtaataaaatacttaattatgttcaaggttttcataatttgtcgtgtaatacagattatgtcacgccattggatgtacaatgccgatcgtcgctcccaagactttatagagggcttgcactatttcttaggtgtggccgaggcaaataagcgggatggtttcatatgctgtccatgtgccctatgtaagaatttaaaggaatattcaagctcaatgagtcttcattcacatttgcttaagtcaggtttcatgtcaaactatatatgttggactaagcatggagaaagcggggtcatgatggaagaaggtgaaggagaagatttagacattgatgacattattgctcagtatggtgcctttgatgatactacaatggggggagatgaagaagaggtagcggtagaagatgatctcggtgatgctcttggcgatgccattcgtgatgcacaacaagaatgggaaagtgaaaaagagaaagttaag is part of the Miscanthus floridulus cultivar M001 chromosome 9, ASM1932011v1, whole genome shotgun sequence genome and encodes:
- the LOC136481042 gene encoding uncharacterized protein, with translation MAAYYREVRQLEDKFDDLELNHILRHLNKAADALAKAAYGREPVPTGIFTSDQHKPSIRYEGSEQAGDRSPTQGSGADQPLAPPDPKVMELEEDPATESDPLVDWRMLYLDDLLYETLPMDKMEARQLARRAKSFALVEGELYKRSHTGILQHYIPIE
- the LOC136481043 gene encoding uncharacterized protein, which gives rise to MAIPNYTYLKLKMLGPAGVMTVGTSFQRAYECEVKCCDHAAAIVASRELLALKKEVAEEAPDPKRSTGSFEPVEGSKEVLVHPGSSEGKVVRIGTTLSSK
- the LOC136483042 gene encoding uncharacterized protein, which encodes MRISSSTGGKMPTTGSRHSITPMLLPLLLLLLFNGCPVPCKGELRDSAPPAPAPAAAPPPSLCFETTGFNMSRMRDTGHVHGRITPSCCCSCTLPHHWCCSSILEWEGNGCDGWYWEEDYATYVQNLGALEVADAADEAVSQQEKLIDIQQKNDLSVLVAYDHKIIMLLKCIVVLVCLVIVGIAYVVARLS